The following are encoded together in the Acidicapsa ligni genome:
- a CDS encoding type I polyketide synthase, whose product MKPATHQKRDVAVAIIGLAGRFPGARNVTQYWQNLCAGVESLTLASDQDLLDAGVPASLLTNPSYVRAGGVVEDAESFDASFFGFGAREAEIIDPQQRVFLECAWEALEDAGCDPRVHNGPVGVFAGSGMNTYGAINLFSNPELLESVGPYQVMLGNDKDFLATRVAYKLNLKGPAINVQTACSTSLVAVQMAFESLLRGECEMALAGGVSIQFPQNAGYMYMPGMILSPDGHCRAFDADAAGTVPGRGAGVVVLKLLSDAVRDNDRIYAVIRGAAINNDGAAKVGYSAPSIEGQSLVIRKSIEMAGFTPESIRYVEAHGTGTEVGDPIEVAALTEAFGECAGERQFCGLGSVKPNIGHLDTAAGVVGLIKAALTLHHRMIPPTLHFKRPNAHIDFAQTPFYVNTKLTAYEGTEAFRAGVSSFGIGGTNAHVSLEEWREPQSRSNTSSQLIALSARSTGAIDALSLALATHLEKTPDANLSEVAYTLQTGRHSFAQRRFVIAKSIEDLKQQLQTVVSKNQESEATNRTGVVFLFTGQGSQYINMGLGLYQSSGAFRDEIDRCAALLEPHLGLDLRTVLYPKIDGEEAAQHLLNQTWITQPALFTIEYATAMLWKTLGIEPEAMLGHSVGEYVAACIAGVFPLEDALALIAARGRLIQSLPEGAMLAIPLAESVVLPLLSEGISIAAANSRKNTVVSGTMDAISAFEQHLQTKQIASRRLRTSHAFHSAMMEPALAPFRELVAKIHLKAPSIPYVSNLTGRWITASEATSPDYWVNHLRNAVRFADCAEQLHNSGHSLYLEAGPGETLLTLLRDHLGREAGVQALSSIRHPLKTKDDREHWLEAVGQLWLTGASIHWDALYENGRPCKTSLPSYPFERQRYWISARAKTNLPVATGNELPGKTSDIADWFYLPSWKRSVPVAQAPRLPLGADKACLLFVRSGDEFIHPLLQAVEPLGHTIRVLSGSHFQELSATEYQINPAERGDYTTLLNKILANGKWPERIVHAYALGEAFQTGLDSSLDYSIFSLMYLAQTISDISSTRTIELNVLTRGGFDVFGDGECDPKSGMLSGFCNVLPIDCPNIGYRLIDLDFAVSADVAQLQLKTELASNAGNSAVAWRGSNRWIPSYDALHLPANLPLSVSIPAKAVFLITGGLGGIGLAWARYLASKYEAQFVITSRNEFPEPHTWPELLTSNATPAPLKNRIQAIEMIRELGGNVIVVTADVSNSAQMQHAVHIARTKFGGLFGIIHAAGIPGVGMLQSKSRADAMAVLSPKVHGVEWILPLIHEQHKPGLVMLCSSISAIAPSIGLTDYGAANAYLDSFALANDDPKGTRVLAQNWDAWSESGMAVDFAQRLLRAGLREDAQVEGISDQDAADIFSRLLSYPTPQVVISTRNLNQLLKYIQSVDQVKERISTNTAATLHPRPALTTEYIEAADETELALVAIWQDLLGIDHIGTQDNFFQLGGHSLLGTQMMARIRERFGIDLPLRMVFEAPTPSQMATLVRTIPWASGAASSTPTLDQEREEIEL is encoded by the coding sequence ATGAAACCAGCTACCCATCAAAAACGGGATGTTGCCGTTGCTATTATTGGGCTCGCAGGGCGATTCCCTGGGGCGCGCAATGTAACGCAATATTGGCAGAATCTCTGCGCAGGCGTAGAGTCGCTCACACTCGCGTCCGATCAAGACCTGCTCGATGCAGGAGTGCCTGCGAGCCTGCTGACGAATCCCTCGTATGTGCGAGCTGGCGGCGTGGTCGAAGATGCTGAATCCTTCGATGCTTCGTTCTTTGGATTTGGCGCGCGTGAAGCGGAGATCATTGATCCACAGCAGCGCGTCTTCCTTGAATGTGCGTGGGAAGCACTGGAAGATGCTGGTTGCGATCCTCGCGTTCATAACGGACCTGTCGGCGTCTTTGCGGGCTCGGGCATGAATACGTATGGCGCCATCAATCTATTTTCCAATCCAGAGCTGCTTGAGTCAGTGGGCCCTTACCAGGTGATGCTGGGCAACGATAAGGATTTTCTTGCTACGCGCGTGGCATACAAACTCAATCTCAAAGGCCCGGCAATCAATGTTCAGACCGCTTGCTCTACTTCGCTTGTAGCAGTGCAGATGGCATTTGAAAGCCTGCTGCGCGGTGAGTGCGAGATGGCATTGGCAGGTGGAGTTTCTATTCAGTTTCCGCAAAACGCAGGCTATATGTATATGCCGGGAATGATCCTGTCTCCTGATGGTCATTGCCGAGCATTCGATGCTGATGCTGCGGGGACCGTCCCTGGACGCGGAGCCGGTGTTGTAGTTCTCAAGCTGCTATCGGACGCGGTACGCGATAACGATCGTATCTATGCGGTGATTCGCGGTGCGGCTATCAACAATGATGGCGCGGCAAAAGTGGGTTATTCTGCGCCGAGCATTGAAGGGCAGAGTCTTGTCATTCGCAAATCGATTGAGATGGCGGGCTTCACACCTGAATCCATTCGCTATGTCGAGGCGCATGGAACGGGAACTGAAGTCGGTGATCCGATTGAAGTCGCAGCGTTGACAGAGGCCTTTGGCGAGTGCGCAGGCGAACGACAGTTTTGCGGTCTTGGGTCAGTGAAACCAAACATTGGCCACCTGGATACAGCAGCCGGCGTTGTGGGACTGATCAAGGCGGCGCTAACACTGCATCACCGCATGATACCGCCAACACTGCATTTCAAGCGGCCGAATGCACATATCGATTTTGCGCAGACTCCGTTTTACGTCAACACGAAGCTCACTGCTTATGAAGGCACTGAGGCATTCCGCGCGGGTGTCAGTTCATTCGGCATTGGCGGCACGAATGCTCACGTGTCACTGGAAGAGTGGCGTGAGCCGCAGTCGCGCAGCAATACTTCATCGCAATTGATTGCTCTCTCTGCTCGTAGCACGGGCGCTATAGATGCTCTTTCGCTCGCGCTGGCGACGCATCTCGAAAAGACTCCGGACGCGAACCTGTCAGAGGTTGCGTATACGCTGCAGACGGGCCGACATTCATTCGCGCAACGTCGCTTCGTGATAGCGAAGAGTATTGAAGATTTGAAGCAGCAGCTTCAAACTGTTGTCTCCAAAAACCAGGAAAGCGAAGCAACAAATCGCACTGGTGTTGTTTTTCTATTTACAGGACAAGGGTCTCAATACATCAACATGGGCCTTGGGCTCTATCAGAGCAGCGGCGCTTTCAGAGACGAGATTGATCGCTGCGCTGCGTTGCTTGAGCCACATCTTGGGCTCGATTTAAGAACCGTTCTTTATCCAAAGATCGATGGTGAAGAAGCTGCACAACATCTCTTGAACCAGACCTGGATCACGCAACCTGCGCTGTTCACAATTGAATATGCGACGGCCATGCTGTGGAAGACTTTAGGCATTGAGCCCGAGGCGATGTTAGGACACAGCGTCGGCGAATATGTTGCTGCCTGCATTGCTGGAGTCTTTCCATTGGAGGATGCGCTTGCATTGATTGCTGCTCGCGGGCGGCTGATTCAATCGCTTCCTGAGGGAGCGATGCTTGCTATCCCTCTTGCTGAATCTGTTGTTTTGCCATTGCTTTCGGAAGGCATTTCAATTGCTGCTGCCAACTCTCGCAAGAACACTGTCGTCTCAGGCACGATGGATGCGATTAGCGCCTTTGAGCAACACTTGCAAACGAAACAAATCGCATCTCGTCGTCTGCGTACTTCACATGCATTCCATTCTGCAATGATGGAGCCTGCGCTTGCTCCCTTCAGAGAGCTCGTTGCGAAGATACATCTTAAAGCGCCGTCAATTCCCTACGTATCCAATCTAACTGGCAGATGGATTACGGCATCTGAAGCTACAAGTCCTGACTACTGGGTCAATCACTTGCGTAATGCGGTTCGCTTTGCTGACTGCGCGGAGCAGCTCCATAACTCTGGTCATTCGTTATATCTTGAAGCAGGCCCAGGAGAAACGCTACTTACTCTGCTGCGTGATCATCTTGGCAGGGAGGCTGGCGTACAAGCCCTATCATCCATAAGGCATCCACTTAAGACAAAGGATGATCGCGAGCATTGGCTCGAAGCTGTGGGACAACTATGGTTGACTGGAGCTTCAATTCATTGGGACGCACTCTACGAAAATGGCAGGCCATGTAAGACCTCGCTGCCGTCCTATCCCTTTGAGCGACAACGATACTGGATAAGCGCCAGGGCGAAAACCAACCTGCCGGTGGCCACGGGAAACGAACTTCCCGGTAAGACTTCAGATATCGCTGATTGGTTCTACCTGCCATCATGGAAACGAAGCGTCCCTGTTGCTCAGGCTCCTCGTCTGCCTCTTGGCGCGGATAAGGCATGCCTGCTTTTTGTTCGATCAGGCGACGAATTTATCCATCCTTTACTACAAGCCGTTGAGCCTCTTGGTCACACGATTCGTGTTTTGTCAGGGTCACACTTTCAAGAACTTTCAGCTACGGAATATCAGATCAATCCAGCCGAACGTGGTGACTATACAACACTGCTGAACAAGATTTTAGCCAATGGAAAGTGGCCTGAACGGATTGTTCATGCATATGCGCTTGGTGAGGCATTTCAAACGGGACTGGACTCGTCTCTGGACTACTCCATATTCAGTCTCATGTATCTTGCACAGACGATATCGGATATAAGTTCAACTCGAACGATTGAACTGAATGTGCTTACACGTGGCGGCTTTGATGTCTTTGGCGATGGCGAGTGCGATCCGAAATCCGGCATGTTGAGTGGATTCTGCAACGTGCTTCCGATTGATTGCCCTAACATTGGATATCGTTTGATCGATCTCGACTTTGCTGTATCTGCTGACGTTGCTCAGTTACAACTGAAGACCGAGCTGGCCTCCAATGCAGGTAACTCGGCTGTTGCGTGGCGCGGGTCCAATCGATGGATCCCGAGTTATGATGCTCTGCATTTGCCTGCGAATCTTCCTCTGAGCGTTAGCATTCCCGCCAAGGCGGTCTTTCTTATCACTGGCGGACTTGGTGGAATAGGGCTTGCCTGGGCTCGCTATCTCGCGAGTAAGTATGAAGCGCAATTTGTTATTACCAGCAGAAACGAGTTTCCTGAACCGCACACGTGGCCGGAGCTTCTCACTTCGAATGCAACGCCAGCGCCGCTGAAGAATCGCATACAAGCAATTGAGATGATCCGCGAGCTTGGTGGCAACGTGATCGTCGTAACTGCGGATGTATCGAACTCAGCACAGATGCAGCACGCTGTTCACATTGCTCGCACGAAGTTTGGAGGCTTATTCGGCATCATTCATGCTGCCGGCATTCCGGGTGTGGGTATGTTGCAGAGCAAGTCTCGCGCTGATGCTATGGCGGTTCTATCTCCGAAGGTACATGGAGTTGAATGGATATTGCCACTGATTCATGAGCAACATAAACCTGGGCTGGTCATGCTTTGCTCTTCAATCAGCGCAATCGCACCCTCAATCGGCCTTACAGATTATGGCGCGGCAAACGCGTATCTGGACTCGTTTGCGCTGGCGAATGATGATCCCAAAGGCACCAGGGTGCTTGCTCAGAATTGGGATGCATGGAGTGAAAGCGGCATGGCTGTTGATTTTGCACAGCGGTTGCTGCGTGCAGGCTTGCGTGAAGATGCACAAGTAGAGGGAATTTCCGATCAGGATGCCGCTGATATTTTTTCACGTTTGCTTTCTTATCCCACTCCGCAAGTTGTCATTTCTACGCGTAATTTAAATCAACTGCTGAAGTACATTCAGTCGGTTGATCAGGTTAAAGAACGGATATCGACGAACACTGCTGCGACGCTTCATCCGCGACCAGCCCTGACAACGGAATACATAGAGGCTGCCGACGAAACGGAGCTTGCACTCGTTGCGATCTGGCAGGATCTATTGGGTATCGACCACATCGGCACACAGGATAACTTTTTTCAGCTTGGCGGCCACTCGCTGTTGGGTACGCAAATGATGGCTCGCATACGCGAACGATTTGGCATCGACCTTCCACTGCGCATGGTCTTTGAAGCACCCACACCTTCTCAAATGGCTACGTTAGTGCGGACTATTCCCTGGGCCTCAGGGGCGGCTTCATCTACACCGACGCTCGATCAGGAACGAGAGGAGATCGAGCTTTGA
- a CDS encoding non-ribosomal peptide synthetase: protein MKTIVEFLTDLRAKEIVLTLDGQKLKCSAPTGVLTTELREELAERKQELISFLRSSREAARAGGSGIGLFDRNNPLPLSLAQQRLWFLTQLDPTSPAYNIPTAMRLLGPLHLDAVEIALASIVARHETLRSSFIQVDGVPQVIIQDQVDWKISTLDLTQLTGEAQECELQSWIGQAARVPFDLAQGPLLRATLIKLGSDSHALLLVMHHIISDGWSLGIAIREFAEFYRHAVEGTESTIAPLAIQYTDFADWQRKWLDGGELDRQLPYWKKQLAGAPPVVQFPADHRRPQVESSDGHRLLMVIPVETVTALEQLARQEGSTLFMLMLAAFNVLLYRYSGQNDIVVGTPSASRNRSEMHGLFGFFVNNLVLRTSLEGNPTFRELIARVRDVTLGAYEHQDVPFERLVQALRPERTTEHSPLFQTIFSLQNFPLEDLQLSGLAITAIEFDAGTARFDLTVEVYPRHGTLRAYFEYNTHLYDRETIEQLQGHFLTLLDSIHSDPNQPIDTIPLLKTDERLQILKEWNATAAPHESNVCFYGKFEAQVAAAPDRIAVIAGANSLTYNELNQRANQIAHTLQSLGVSSGVLVGLYMERSTDMLAALLGVMKSGGAYVPLDPIYPKHRIADILDDAQPKVLLTSTHLRASLPETSAHVLCLDELRTDVEADVLANLETRVTPDSLAYIIFTSGSTGRPKGVQIQHGALLNFLESMQREPGFTSDDVLLAVTTISFDIAGLELYLPLFTGGTVCIALEPGNVVSLMDDLERIRPTVMQATPATWQLLLSAGWRGDALLKILCGGEALETGLANSLLNHAESVWNMYGPTETTIWSSALRLTGRTEDAIPIGHPIANTTFYIVDAQYQPVPIGVAGELLIGGDGLARGYLNREELTRERFIDDPFSATPGARLYRTGDLVCYRRDGLIEFLGRLDHQIKLRGFRIELGEIESVLRQQPSIQDSVVLLREIGDDKHLVAWLVTNDTRQDTGAIRNALRQLLPEYMVPSRIVLLHEFPRTPNGKLDRGALAIPAQMDSDTKRRPAETLTPLQESIAKVFREMLDLQHLELTDNFFDLGAHSLLIVRVHERLRREIDSRLTLINFFQYPTIGSLADFLESHQASIKQIATVS from the coding sequence ATGAAAACCATCGTCGAGTTTCTCACCGATCTGCGAGCCAAGGAAATCGTGCTGACCCTGGACGGCCAAAAGCTGAAGTGCAGCGCGCCAACGGGGGTTTTGACTACCGAGCTGCGCGAGGAGCTTGCAGAACGAAAGCAGGAGTTGATCTCTTTCCTGCGCTCATCGAGGGAAGCTGCTCGTGCGGGTGGCTCTGGCATCGGTCTTTTTGATAGGAATAATCCATTACCGCTTTCGCTGGCGCAGCAGAGGCTCTGGTTTCTTACGCAACTCGATCCGACGAGTCCCGCATACAACATTCCAACTGCAATGCGTTTGCTGGGGCCGCTGCATCTGGATGCCGTTGAAATCGCGCTCGCTTCGATTGTTGCGAGGCATGAGACGCTGCGCTCGTCCTTTATCCAAGTGGACGGTGTGCCGCAAGTCATCATTCAGGATCAAGTGGACTGGAAGATCTCAACGCTTGACTTGACGCAGCTTACTGGAGAAGCACAAGAGTGCGAGTTGCAGTCCTGGATCGGGCAGGCTGCACGTGTGCCTTTTGATCTCGCACAGGGACCACTGCTTCGCGCAACGCTCATCAAGCTTGGATCGGACTCGCATGCATTGCTGCTGGTAATGCATCACATCATTTCCGATGGATGGTCGCTCGGCATTGCCATTCGCGAGTTTGCGGAGTTTTACCGACATGCGGTTGAGGGCACGGAATCTACGATCGCTCCGCTTGCAATTCAATATACGGACTTCGCAGACTGGCAAAGAAAATGGCTCGATGGCGGAGAGCTGGACCGGCAACTTCCTTACTGGAAGAAGCAGCTCGCAGGCGCACCTCCTGTAGTTCAGTTCCCTGCCGATCATCGTCGGCCACAGGTTGAAAGTTCCGATGGGCATCGTCTCCTGATGGTCATTCCAGTGGAGACGGTCACGGCGTTAGAGCAGCTCGCGCGTCAAGAGGGCTCTACGCTATTTATGCTCATGCTCGCAGCCTTTAACGTGCTGCTGTATCGCTACTCAGGGCAGAACGATATTGTGGTCGGCACTCCCTCGGCGAGTCGCAATCGAAGCGAGATGCATGGGCTCTTCGGCTTCTTTGTGAACAATCTTGTATTGCGCACAAGCCTCGAAGGAAACCCTACTTTTCGCGAGCTGATAGCGCGGGTACGCGACGTAACCCTGGGCGCTTATGAACATCAGGATGTTCCGTTCGAAAGACTGGTGCAGGCTCTGCGTCCAGAGCGCACGACAGAGCATTCGCCGCTGTTTCAAACGATCTTCTCACTTCAGAATTTTCCACTCGAAGATCTTCAATTAAGCGGCCTGGCGATTACTGCGATTGAATTCGACGCAGGCACAGCTCGCTTTGATCTAACAGTGGAAGTCTATCCGCGTCATGGGACGCTGCGCGCGTATTTTGAATACAACACGCATCTGTATGATCGCGAAACAATTGAACAGCTGCAAGGGCATTTTCTAACGCTGCTTGACTCTATCCACAGCGATCCGAATCAGCCGATCGACACGATTCCTTTGCTCAAGACTGATGAGCGTCTGCAAATTCTGAAAGAGTGGAACGCGACTGCCGCGCCTCATGAAAGCAACGTCTGCTTTTATGGAAAATTTGAGGCGCAGGTTGCGGCTGCTCCTGACCGCATCGCTGTCATTGCGGGCGCAAACTCACTGACATACAACGAACTAAACCAGCGCGCGAATCAGATTGCTCATACGCTGCAATCTCTTGGCGTAAGCAGCGGAGTCCTTGTCGGACTCTACATGGAACGATCCACGGATATGCTGGCGGCGTTGCTTGGTGTGATGAAATCGGGTGGAGCTTATGTTCCGCTTGACCCGATTTATCCGAAGCATCGTATCGCAGATATTCTCGATGACGCGCAGCCAAAGGTGCTTCTAACTTCTACGCATCTGCGGGCATCTCTCCCGGAAACGAGCGCTCATGTGCTCTGCCTCGATGAACTGCGAACAGATGTGGAAGCGGACGTTTTAGCCAATCTCGAAACGCGCGTTACGCCCGATAGTCTTGCCTATATCATCTTTACCTCAGGCTCGACGGGACGACCCAAGGGTGTTCAGATCCAGCACGGTGCATTGCTTAACTTTCTCGAAAGCATGCAGCGTGAGCCGGGCTTCACGAGTGACGATGTGTTGCTCGCCGTGACTACTATCTCTTTTGATATTGCGGGCCTTGAGCTATATCTGCCGTTATTCACTGGTGGCACGGTCTGTATCGCGCTTGAGCCGGGCAACGTTGTTTCCCTCATGGACGACCTCGAACGCATTCGCCCCACGGTGATGCAGGCGACGCCTGCAACGTGGCAGTTGCTCCTAAGTGCCGGTTGGCGGGGCGATGCGCTCCTGAAGATACTCTGCGGCGGAGAGGCGCTCGAGACCGGGCTTGCCAATTCTCTACTGAATCATGCTGAGAGCGTCTGGAATATGTACGGTCCTACGGAGACGACGATCTGGTCTTCTGCTCTTCGTCTTACGGGAAGAACAGAAGATGCGATTCCGATTGGGCATCCGATAGCGAATACGACCTTCTACATTGTGGATGCGCAGTACCAGCCGGTTCCTATCGGTGTTGCCGGAGAATTGTTGATTGGTGGCGATGGGTTGGCGAGAGGCTATCTGAATCGCGAGGAGCTAACTCGGGAGCGATTCATTGATGATCCTTTCAGCGCTACGCCCGGAGCTCGTCTCTATCGCACGGGCGACCTGGTTTGTTATCGAAGAGATGGACTGATCGAATTTCTCGGAAGGCTGGATCATCAGATCAAGCTTCGTGGATTCCGCATCGAATTGGGCGAGATTGAGAGCGTGCTTCGGCAACAGCCATCGATCCAGGACTCCGTTGTGTTGTTGCGTGAAATCGGCGACGATAAGCACCTTGTTGCATGGCTGGTCACGAATGATACTCGCCAGGATACAGGGGCTATACGGAATGCGCTGCGGCAACTATTGCCGGAGTACATGGTACCGTCGCGCATTGTTTTGTTGCATGAATTTCCACGAACGCCGAACGGCAAGCTGGATCGCGGAGCACTGGCGATCCCAGCACAGATGGATAGTGATACAAAGCGAAGACCCGCGGAGACTTTGACGCCGCTGCAGGAGTCGATTGCCAAGGTTTTTCGCGAAATGCTTGACCTGCAACATCTGGAATTGACCGATAACTTTTTTGATCTCGGTGCGCATTCACTTCTGATTGTGCGTGTGCATGAGAGGCTCAGGCGTGAGATTGATTCGCGATTGACTCTCATCAATTTTTTCCAGTATCCAACTATTGGAAGTCTGGCTGATTTTCTCGAAAGCCATCAAGCAAGCATCAAACAAATCGCCACCGTTTCGTAA
- a CDS encoding thioesterase II family protein: protein MRLLCFPYAGGAPSAFFGWPELLAPEVEVIWIQSRGRGARFLETPLNHVSEMVQEIAAALTTLDDRPFCFYGHSLGALVAFEVARLLRRNGQRGPAHLFVGAARAPQLERILPPLGHLPDKAFIDAIQSRYSGIPAAILDDPEMMQLFLPTLRADFAAYEGYRYVEERLLACPITTFVGAHDPVVTAEAMAAWAEHSSAPFTAHTLPGDHFFLASCRDRLVHTVRHALLNSLSDRDDRNEDFVPTVEDEIWA from the coding sequence ATGCGCCTGCTATGTTTTCCATACGCGGGCGGTGCTCCTTCGGCTTTCTTTGGATGGCCGGAATTACTTGCGCCTGAGGTTGAGGTGATCTGGATTCAGTCGCGCGGCAGAGGCGCACGGTTTCTTGAGACTCCCTTGAATCACGTTAGTGAAATGGTGCAGGAGATTGCTGCTGCACTGACGACTCTAGATGATAGGCCGTTCTGCTTTTACGGACATAGCCTCGGCGCTCTCGTGGCCTTTGAGGTAGCTCGTTTGCTTAGACGGAATGGGCAGCGGGGGCCTGCGCATCTGTTCGTGGGCGCGGCTCGCGCACCGCAATTGGAGAGGATTCTGCCTCCGCTTGGGCACCTGCCGGATAAGGCATTTATCGATGCAATTCAGAGTCGCTATTCTGGCATTCCCGCAGCGATTCTTGACGATCCTGAAATGATGCAGCTCTTTCTGCCTACTCTGCGTGCGGATTTTGCCGCTTACGAGGGCTACAGGTATGTGGAGGAGCGACTGCTTGCTTGCCCGATCACAACGTTTGTGGGAGCGCATGATCCGGTTGTAACTGCAGAGGCGATGGCAGCGTGGGCTGAGCATTCAAGCGCCCCTTTCACTGCGCATACATTGCCCGGAGATCACTTTTTTCTGGCCTCCTGCCGCGATAGGCTCGTACACACGGTGAGGCATGCCCTGCTGAATTCCCTTTCCGATCGCGACGATCGCAATGAGGATTTTGTGCCCACTGTGGAAGATGAGATATGGGCATGA
- a CDS encoding thioesterase domain-containing protein, with protein sequence MSSFAFIDLNDRSRSDLERTLTGWWQEVLGIEHVHADHDFFSLGGDALLGGRLLAKVKERYGIDLAAPSLFDARTVGRMADLIQLKQASAEDWSIVPIRSQGTRPPLFLIHGVGGNVLGFFGLVKRLQLDQPVYGIQAQALQRNAPTLLQLKDMAAYYIRELRRVQPHGPYRFLGLSFGGLVAYEMAQQLRASGEVVGLLGMLDTWQPSYMRRLPNRGPLHLRIYNRLHLVYLHTRKLGVASKLAYLKNRLKSRWLRMIYSISATRGRVDITSTMKSIRDINLVAAMNYQVLPYEGRVTLFRATGEDDWRLPEDLGWRETAADGVEIFPIPGDHGQVLAEPSVSILAQKLTECLDQSEQRVEIIL encoded by the coding sequence ATGTCCAGTTTTGCCTTCATCGATCTGAATGACCGATCTCGGAGCGATCTAGAGCGAACTCTCACCGGATGGTGGCAGGAAGTTCTCGGGATTGAGCATGTGCATGCCGATCACGATTTCTTCAGCCTTGGTGGGGATGCGCTGTTGGGCGGGCGCCTGCTGGCAAAGGTTAAAGAGCGGTATGGAATCGACCTGGCCGCACCGTCTTTGTTTGACGCTCGAACTGTTGGGCGAATGGCCGACCTTATCCAGTTGAAACAGGCTTCGGCGGAGGACTGGTCGATTGTGCCGATTCGAAGCCAGGGAACGCGGCCTCCTTTATTTCTGATTCATGGCGTAGGCGGAAATGTTCTTGGATTTTTTGGGCTGGTGAAGCGGCTGCAATTGGATCAGCCGGTTTATGGCATCCAGGCGCAGGCGCTGCAGCGAAACGCACCGACGCTGCTGCAACTCAAGGACATGGCTGCGTACTACATTCGCGAACTGCGCCGCGTGCAGCCTCATGGTCCGTATCGTTTTTTGGGATTGTCGTTTGGTGGGCTCGTGGCCTACGAGATGGCGCAACAGCTTCGTGCCTCAGGCGAAGTGGTTGGGTTGCTGGGCATGCTGGATACATGGCAGCCGAGCTATATGCGAAGGTTGCCGAATCGCGGGCCGCTGCATCTGCGGATCTATAACCGTCTCCACCTTGTCTACCTGCATACGCGCAAACTGGGTGTGGCCAGCAAGCTGGCTTACCTGAAGAATCGGCTCAAGAGCCGGTGGTTGCGTATGATCTACTCCATCTCGGCGACGAGAGGCAGGGTCGATATTACATCTACGATGAAGAGCATTCGCGACATCAACCTGGTTGCTGCGATGAACTACCAGGTGCTGCCGTACGAGGGGCGAGTCACGCTGTTTCGCGCCACTGGCGAAGATGATTGGCGTTTGCCGGAAGACCTGGGCTGGAGAGAAACGGCTGCCGATGGAGTGGAAATTTTTCCTATTCCTGGCGATCACGGGCAGGTGCTGGCTGAGCCAAGCGTGAGCATCCTCGCACAGAAACTTACGGAATGTCTGGACCAGTCTGAGCAACGAGTAGAGATCATCCTGTAA
- a CDS encoding MFS transporter, producing the protein MSATSFSFSRIVLYTGFAATGVAMALPGSVLPALLVQWTLADSQAGLLFFLGWLGSSLGALLVRGSLVRSLVLGTSLLATASFGMAFGSRTSCFVWMAIFGAGLGATMTAISLLQAARHAQHRGIELNRLNLFWALGACTCPSLAAHSLRIANIRGIFSAVGFFFAALLLWVLVMERDQPVASQPSRLAATSAGPTSWLSGLTRWPLLIILLMFLPTGIESAVGGWIAAYVQRTQETIATTVTAGSCFWVGMLCSRTLNSTFLLLRRSERFVLGQSMITIVFGMALLLVSKTSLGILPAVFLTGFGLGPVYPLLLAQALQYSENTVIFFIAGLGSSFLPWLTGVVSTSASSLRTGLFVPFAGSLLMLALGLRLLAKPSLPPPHAASK; encoded by the coding sequence GTGAGCGCCACCAGTTTCTCTTTCTCTCGAATCGTCCTGTACACCGGTTTTGCCGCCACTGGAGTCGCCATGGCTCTACCCGGCTCCGTCCTGCCCGCGCTTCTGGTCCAGTGGACGCTCGCCGACAGCCAGGCCGGACTCCTCTTCTTTCTAGGCTGGCTGGGCTCATCGCTTGGAGCACTTCTCGTACGCGGCTCCCTGGTTCGATCCCTTGTCCTCGGCACATCGCTCCTGGCAACCGCGTCTTTTGGAATGGCCTTCGGTTCGCGAACAAGTTGCTTCGTGTGGATGGCCATCTTCGGAGCCGGCCTCGGCGCCACCATGACCGCCATCAGCCTCCTGCAGGCTGCCCGCCACGCCCAGCATCGGGGCATCGAACTAAACCGTCTCAATCTCTTCTGGGCTCTGGGAGCATGCACCTGTCCTTCACTCGCCGCACACTCTCTCCGCATTGCAAACATCCGCGGAATCTTCAGCGCAGTCGGTTTCTTCTTCGCAGCTCTTCTGCTCTGGGTTCTGGTCATGGAACGCGATCAGCCCGTAGCCAGCCAGCCGTCTCGTCTCGCAGCAACCTCCGCCGGGCCAACCTCGTGGCTATCAGGCCTCACTCGATGGCCGCTTCTCATCATTCTTCTCATGTTTCTCCCCACCGGAATCGAAAGTGCAGTCGGCGGATGGATCGCTGCCTATGTCCAGCGCACGCAGGAGACAATCGCCACCACCGTCACCGCCGGCTCCTGCTTCTGGGTGGGAATGCTCTGCAGCCGCACGCTCAACTCGACCTTCCTGCTCCTGCGCCGTTCCGAGCGTTTTGTCCTTGGCCAAAGCATGATCACCATCGTCTTCGGAATGGCTCTCCTGCTCGTCAGCAAAACCAGCCTCGGCATCCTGCCTGCCGTCTTCCTTACCGGATTCGGTTTAGGCCCTGTCTATCCGTTGCTCCTCGCTCAGGCCCTCCAGTATTCCGAAAACACCGTGATTTTTTTTATTGCCGGTTTAGGTTCCTCTTTCCTGCCCTGGCTCACCGGAGTCGTCTCCACCTCAGCTTCTTCTCTGCGTACCGGCCTCTTCGTTCCATTCGCCGGATCGCTGCTGATGCTGGCTCTGGGCCTTCGCCTGCTGGCAAAACCATCGTTGCCTCCGCCTCACGCTGCTTCAAAATAA